One Natrinema halophilum genomic window carries:
- a CDS encoding YIP1 family protein yields the protein MDGHVWRLLVDPSTFFESDSLTLSQSVGFLVAIGVLCLGVLPPTISLLESPVIPDEVVFGAFPPIRYVTFGWEASIPGIVGILGGALIAEPLVAWVAFSVLFYTLSWPVANERGFCRTARCVAWGFVPQFVANVLALVVLFATFPSTPTEIWGIGVTIPARIYVSPPTVGPLAAAVSAVGIVCTLWSGYLWAHAVAAARGLTLRQGATVVAVPTVLVLGPI from the coding sequence ATGGACGGACACGTATGGCGGCTGCTTGTTGATCCGTCGACGTTTTTCGAATCCGACTCGCTCACCCTATCGCAGTCTGTCGGCTTCCTCGTGGCGATCGGTGTGCTGTGTCTTGGCGTGCTCCCACCGACTATCTCGTTGTTGGAATCGCCGGTGATTCCCGACGAAGTGGTCTTCGGCGCGTTTCCTCCGATCAGGTACGTCACGTTCGGCTGGGAAGCGTCGATTCCTGGAATCGTTGGCATACTTGGTGGTGCCCTGATCGCAGAGCCGCTCGTCGCTTGGGTCGCGTTCTCGGTCCTGTTTTATACCCTCTCGTGGCCGGTCGCGAACGAGCGCGGATTCTGTCGAACTGCCAGGTGCGTCGCCTGGGGATTCGTTCCACAGTTCGTCGCGAACGTCCTCGCTCTCGTCGTCCTGTTCGCCACGTTCCCGTCGACACCGACCGAAATCTGGGGTATCGGGGTGACGATACCGGCACGGATCTACGTCTCGCCGCCGACGGTTGGTCCGCTAGCCGCCGCGGTGAGCGCCGTCGGAATCGTCTGTACGCTCTGGTCGGGGTATCTCTGGGCTCACGCGGTCGCAGCCGCTCGCGGGCTGACGCTTCGC
- a CDS encoding succinylglutamate desuccinylase/aspartoacylase family protein: MVVGGVHGDETGGVRAVRRLREADLDLKRGVAFVVANSAAVDAGKRYLDSDLNRAFPGNRAGNHEEQLAAQLSELIQNCPTLSLHGTHSRPTPFALIHRSRPQQLDLAAQMPVPYVVDHWGVNEGAITACGISVEIEVGPQGTEEAAGAAEKQAYAFLKLTGALPGESPPGDPDYFHMADPIRKPPGRSYEVYVKNFEYVPTGTAYASVDGEELVADDPFNPILMSEDGYSDILGYRGTKIAESLEKAREALLNKKGG, translated from the coding sequence GTGGTTGTCGGGGGGGTCCACGGCGACGAGACGGGTGGCGTCCGTGCAGTACGCCGTTTGCGGGAGGCAGACCTCGACCTGAAGCGGGGTGTCGCGTTCGTAGTTGCCAATTCAGCCGCAGTCGATGCGGGTAAACGGTATCTGGATTCGGACCTCAATCGCGCGTTCCCCGGCAACCGGGCCGGAAATCACGAAGAGCAACTCGCCGCCCAACTCAGCGAGTTAATTCAGAACTGCCCGACGCTCTCACTACATGGTACTCATTCTCGCCCCACGCCATTTGCGCTCATTCACCGTTCTCGACCCCAGCAACTCGATCTTGCTGCGCAGATGCCCGTGCCATACGTCGTTGACCACTGGGGAGTAAACGAGGGCGCGATCACTGCATGCGGGATCTCCGTCGAGATAGAAGTCGGACCACAGGGAACAGAGGAAGCGGCTGGAGCTGCCGAAAAACAGGCCTACGCGTTCCTCAAGTTGACGGGTGCGCTCCCCGGAGAGTCGCCCCCTGGAGATCCGGATTACTTCCATATGGCCGACCCAATTCGAAAGCCTCCCGGTAGATCCTACGAGGTTTACGTCAAGAATTTCGAATATGTCCCAACGGGAACGGCCTATGCAAGCGTCGACGGAGAAGAACTGGTCGCGGATGACCCGTTCAATCCGATCTTGATGTCAGAGGACGGGTACTCGGACATCCTCGGCTACAGGGGGACCAAAATAGCGGAGTCGCTTGAAAAAGCACGAGAGGCCTTACTCAATAAGAAAGGAGGATAG
- a CDS encoding glutamate-cysteine ligase family protein, with product MQKSIEVEYWVVDQDGALTKPGELTNYSEFVEEEFVYPLLELKTPPCESYAALRSTFVELLDELLSKADELDKTLVPLGTPLNSGPIEVRPSKRSRIQKRVLGDNFAYAKYCAGTHLHFEKRNVTDQLNVLTSLDPALALLNSSPYFRGERTANSARAYIYRQKCYEYFPLHGQLWDYVNTVGQWERQLDRLFDSFKEASMNEGVNEVDIDASFSPQDIVWTPVRLRDEMPTVEWRAPDTSLPSQILQLTKEVDSVMKQLYHAEVRIEGDTGEVTDDGITLPEFDTVLDYVQEAIHDGLESEQLAAYLERMGFSVQEYEPLTREIDGHDHVSLDEAREIRLRYGERLRRDVDQLLRK from the coding sequence ATGCAAAAGAGTATCGAAGTAGAGTACTGGGTCGTCGATCAGGACGGCGCCCTCACGAAACCGGGAGAACTCACAAATTACTCGGAGTTCGTGGAAGAAGAGTTCGTGTATCCCCTCCTCGAACTAAAAACCCCTCCGTGTGAGTCGTATGCGGCCCTCAGATCGACGTTCGTAGAGCTACTAGATGAACTGCTCTCCAAGGCTGATGAACTCGACAAGACGCTCGTCCCGCTCGGGACTCCGCTCAATAGTGGGCCGATCGAGGTGCGACCCAGCAAGCGAAGTCGGATACAAAAACGCGTTCTCGGCGACAACTTTGCCTATGCGAAGTATTGTGCCGGGACCCATCTACATTTCGAGAAGCGAAACGTCACAGACCAACTTAACGTTCTTACCAGCCTCGACCCGGCACTGGCACTGCTCAATTCATCGCCATACTTCCGTGGTGAGCGAACTGCGAACAGCGCACGAGCGTATATTTATAGGCAGAAATGTTACGAATACTTTCCACTGCACGGTCAACTCTGGGATTACGTCAATACCGTCGGGCAGTGGGAGAGACAACTTGATCGGCTCTTCGACTCGTTCAAAGAAGCGTCCATGAACGAGGGAGTCAACGAAGTCGATATCGATGCGAGTTTCTCGCCACAAGATATCGTTTGGACACCGGTTCGGTTACGTGACGAGATGCCAACTGTCGAGTGGCGAGCACCTGACACATCACTCCCAAGTCAGATCCTCCAGCTAACCAAGGAGGTAGATAGCGTGATGAAACAGCTCTACCACGCAGAAGTTCGTATAGAGGGCGACACTGGAGAAGTGACAGATGACGGAATAACGCTTCCCGAGTTCGATACTGTACTCGACTATGTTCAGGAAGCTATACACGACGGCCTGGAGTCGGAACAGCTAGCTGCCTACCTCGAGCGGATGGGATTCTCCGTTCAGGAATACGAACCACTCACACGAGAAATAGACGGACACGATCACGTCAGTCTAGACGAAGCCCGGGAAATCCGTCTTCGATACGGGGAGCGACTCAGGCGAGATGTGGACCAGCTGCTTCGAAAATGA